Proteins from a single region of bacterium:
- a CDS encoding helix-turn-helix domain-containing protein → MSKAPRVLYDYTKEFERNARRVPGEGFMYAIMEYTQAILEGMERQGVTRAELARRAQLKPSYVSRVLNNPENITLRTAFRLCHALDLQLAFAMRPYPDPLYSEPKPTRTRARQAPAKPARPAARKQSAVV, encoded by the coding sequence ATGAGTAAGGCCCCGCGCGTACTGTACGACTACACCAAGGAGTTCGAGCGCAATGCCCGGCGCGTCCCCGGCGAGGGGTTCATGTACGCCATCATGGAGTACACGCAGGCCATCCTGGAGGGCATGGAGCGCCAGGGCGTGACCCGCGCCGAGTTGGCTCGTCGCGCCCAGCTCAAGCCCTCCTACGTCTCGCGTGTGCTCAACAACCCCGAGAACATCACCCTCCGCACGGCCTTCCGGCTGTGCCATGCCCTGGACCTGCAACTCGCCTTTGCCATGAGGCCCTACCCGGACCCGCTGTACAGCGAACCGAAGCCCACGCGCACGCGGGCCAGGCAAGCGCCGGCGAAGCCCGCGCGTCCTGCCGCCCGCAAGCAATCCGCCGTCGTCTAG
- a CDS encoding DUF4276 family protein: MHLEVLLEEPSAEAALDNLLPALLPEGTTWRFHVFSGKWDLLRHLTSRLRGYATWLPDDWRILVLVDRDGTDCEQLLERLERSAAAAGLATKLSHRGGRFAVLNRLAIEELEAWFFGDVEALSQAYPGVSPHLAHRRGLRSPDQIAGGTWEALQRELQRAGHYRNTGLPKIEVATNVSRHMVPARNTSRSFKGLVLGLRALMA, translated from the coding sequence ATGCATCTGGAGGTTCTCCTGGAGGAACCATCGGCCGAAGCAGCCCTGGACAACCTGCTGCCTGCGCTGCTACCTGAAGGCACGACATGGCGTTTCCACGTGTTCAGTGGGAAATGGGATCTGCTACGCCACCTAACGAGTCGTCTCAGGGGCTACGCGACTTGGCTGCCAGATGACTGGCGCATTCTCGTGCTGGTCGACCGCGACGGTACCGACTGCGAACAGCTCCTGGAGCGACTCGAGCGGAGCGCCGCAGCCGCTGGCTTGGCCACGAAGTTGAGCCACCGTGGAGGCAGGTTTGCTGTGCTCAACCGCCTTGCCATCGAGGAACTGGAAGCGTGGTTCTTTGGCGATGTGGAAGCACTGAGTCAGGCCTACCCCGGCGTGTCCCCACACCTGGCGCATCGCCGGGGCCTGCGGAGCCCTGACCAGATCGCCGGCGGCACATGGGAGGCGCTGCAGCGCGAACTCCAGCGTGCCGGCCACTACCGCAACACGGGCCTGCCCAAGATCGAGGTGGCCACCAATGTGAGCCGACACATGGTTCCAGCGCGCAACACCTCGCGCAGCTTCAAGGGACTCGTACTGGGCCTGCGCGCCCTGATGGCGTAG
- a CDS encoding transketolase: MPSPDWIPAANDLARRIRGHCLCMTHRGRSGHVGSMLSMAEILAVLYERILRVDPDRPDWPDRDRFILSKGHGGAAVYAALVEKGFIPAEWMQGYYRDGGKLMGHISHHVPGVEFSTGSLGHGLPVACGMAVAAKRTGKTHRVFCLMSDGDCDEGSSWEAMLFAAQHQLDNLTVMVDYNRVQALGKVGDVLELEPFSAKVRDFGWEPREIDGHDVEQLDRELSQVPWTPGKPSWLICHTTKGKCVDWMEGTVACHYGSVTDEELQRALAMVGCEPS; the protein is encoded by the coding sequence ATGCCCTCCCCCGATTGGATCCCCGCCGCCAACGACCTTGCCCGCCGTATCCGCGGCCATTGCCTCTGCATGACCCACCGCGGCAGGTCCGGACATGTGGGCTCCATGCTCTCCATGGCCGAGATCCTCGCCGTGCTCTATGAGCGCATCCTGCGCGTGGACCCCGACCGCCCCGACTGGCCCGACCGCGACCGCTTCATCCTGTCCAAGGGCCACGGCGGGGCCGCCGTCTATGCCGCGCTCGTCGAGAAGGGCTTCATCCCCGCCGAGTGGATGCAGGGCTACTACCGCGACGGCGGCAAGCTCATGGGCCATATCAGCCACCACGTGCCCGGCGTGGAGTTCTCCACCGGGTCGCTCGGGCACGGGCTGCCGGTGGCCTGCGGCATGGCCGTCGCCGCCAAGCGCACCGGCAAGACCCACCGCGTCTTCTGCCTGATGAGCGATGGCGACTGCGACGAGGGCTCCTCGTGGGAGGCGATGCTGTTCGCCGCCCAACACCAACTCGACAACCTCACCGTGATGGTGGACTACAACCGCGTCCAGGCGCTCGGGAAGGTCGGCGACGTGCTGGAGTTGGAGCCCTTCAGCGCCAAGGTCCGTGACTTCGGCTGGGAGCCGCGCGAGATAGACGGGCACGACGTCGAGCAGCTAGACCGCGAGCTGTCGCAGGTCCCCTGGACCCCCGGCAAGCCGAGCTGGCTGATCTGCCACACGACCAAGGGCAAGTGCGTGGACTGGATGGAGGGCACGGTGGCGTGCCACTATGGCAGCGTGACGGACGAGGAACTGCAGCGGGCGCTGGCGATGGTGGGCTGCGAGCCGTCGTGA
- a CDS encoding transketolase, with amino-acid sequence MRSVFNKVLLDLAAEDPRIYMVLADIGYGEIEPFRDTYPERFFNCGVAEQNMTGVACGIAMEGNLAVTYSIANFPTLRCLEQIRNDVCYHNANVKIVIIGGGLAYGPLGVSHQATEDLAIMRALPNMIVVAPCDFAEAAEATRAAIAHDGPVYYRCGYKKEPAVHSGPIDFAFGKALQVQDGDALTIIGTGTIVNQAHAAAQQLAAEGIHVRLISMHTVKPIDREAIVRAAQETGGILTIEEHQLSGGLGSAVAEVLCDEGVAPRKFKRLALPDQYVSLVGTHEWLLDKFGLTAPHVVEAVRRMV; translated from the coding sequence ATGAGAAGCGTCTTCAATAAGGTCCTACTCGACCTCGCCGCCGAGGACCCGCGCATCTACATGGTCCTGGCCGACATCGGCTATGGCGAGATCGAGCCTTTCCGCGACACCTATCCCGAACGCTTCTTCAACTGCGGCGTGGCCGAGCAGAACATGACCGGCGTGGCCTGCGGCATCGCCATGGAGGGCAACCTGGCGGTCACGTACTCCATCGCCAACTTCCCCACGCTGCGCTGCCTGGAGCAGATCCGCAACGATGTCTGCTACCACAATGCGAACGTCAAGATCGTCATCATCGGCGGGGGGCTGGCGTACGGGCCGCTGGGGGTCAGCCACCAGGCGACCGAGGACCTCGCCATCATGCGGGCTCTGCCCAACATGATCGTGGTCGCCCCGTGCGACTTCGCCGAGGCGGCGGAGGCCACCCGGGCCGCCATCGCCCACGACGGCCCGGTCTACTACCGCTGCGGCTACAAGAAGGAGCCAGCGGTGCACAGCGGGCCGATTGACTTCGCGTTCGGCAAGGCCCTGCAGGTGCAGGACGGCGACGCGCTGACGATCATCGGCACCGGCACCATCGTCAACCAGGCCCACGCCGCCGCGCAGCAACTGGCCGCCGAGGGCATCCACGTCCGCCTCATCAGCATGCACACCGTCAAGCCCATTGACCGCGAGGCGATCGTGCGGGCCGCGCAGGAGACGGGCGGCATCCTGACGATCGAGGAGCACCAACTCAGCGGCGGCCTGGGGTCGGCGGTGGCCGAGGTCCTCTGCGATGAGGGCGTAGCTCCCAGGAAGTTCAAGCGCCTGGCGCTGCCGGACCAGTACGTCTCCCTGGTCGGCACGCACGAGTGGCTGCTGGACAAGTTCGGCCTGACGGCCCCGCACGTGGTGGAGGCGGTGCGCAGGATGGTGTAG